CCACTTCTTTTGATCGTCCCTCCTCACGTGCTATTATATCAATATATTGCGATTGAGGATTATAGAAAATAATTGTAATTCGAGCTCCCTGCTCAAGTTTGGATCTTATCACTGAATATGCGGATTGTTTTAAATATCCTTGCAAATCGCGTTCTAAACTGTGAAGAACCGATCTTCCTAATATATCAATCGTCTGAACTTGTTCATTCATCCAGAATTTATAATAAGGATATTCCCGACGATTTTCCACTACTTGTACAACATTTGGATATTTACATCGTATTTTAAAATTTAAGCTTTCAGAAACAGAAGATTCAATTTTATTTATTAAATCCATATTCTCTCTCTTTTTTTCCTTGCTAATTGCTGGTACAATAAGGGCTTCCCTCACCAGTCCAACGATACCAGCAACAGAAATTGCAACTCCTACGGTTGACAGGGATGGAGTTAAGATAGATTCCCTAAAAATATTTGGTATTATAATTACTCCAAAAATGCCAATTAAGATCAACAAGACAAAAGTAATAATGCGGTATTTTATAGAATTTTTCATATAAAATATGTGCCACATATATATTTATTATGTTATTGCTCTCTAAAACAATAATATAATCAAGTCCACGTTATGGGGATCTGCATCCTCTGCGGGGCACGATATCACGCGAAGCCGTGGGCGACGGGAACCGCCGCCTGCGACCTGCAAATTGCATCGAGGGATCTGAAAGAGCTGTATACTGGGGTACCATAAAGGAGAGAGGGACATCACCCGGGCCAGATGCCCGATGAAAATATGCTGTTTCCGGGAAAGAAACCTCGAAACCTGCGCTGATTGCCCGGACTATGCCACCTGTACCATAATCTCCGGTTTTTACGGTAAAAAGGGCCATAAATACACAAAATACAGGCAATCGATTGAATTCATCCGAAAGAACGGGTATGCGAAATTCTTAGAGAAAGCTCGTAACTGGAAAGGCCCGTACGGCACATTCCACTGAAAGCGGGTTTGTCCCTTCTTTTTGTGTCACAGTCCGTTTCCCGATCCCTGACAACACTTAAGATAAGAAACATCAAGTAACGGCTATCCCATCAGAGGATGGGGGGTGTAGTGAATGAAAGTACTAAAAATGCTGGGTCTCATGCTTATGGTAGCGGCAGTGCTTGTCGCCGGGTGCACCACTCCCGAATCCGCGGAGGCAACCCCCACGCAGACACCGGCAGTGAACACCATCGTGGAGACCGCACAGGATGCCGGGTCGTTTACGACCCTTCTTGCGGCGGTCGATGCCGCCGGCCTGACGGAGACGCTCTCGGGGGAGGGGCCGTTCACCGTATTTGCACCGACGGATGATGCCTTTAAGGCACTTCCCGAGGGAACGGTCGCGGCCCTCCTCGAGGACCCGGAAGGGGAGCTGAAGGACATCCTCCTGTATCATGTCGTATCAGGAGACCTGCTGGCAAAAGATATTGCATCACAGCCGGATGCGATGACGCTCCTTGGCAAACGGATTCGGTTTGACGCAACAGACGGCATTGTGGTCGAGGGTGCAAATGTCATAACAACGGACATAATCTGCAGCAACGGTGTCATACAGGTCATTGACGCAGTAATGCTGCCGAAAGGCAATATCATAGAGACGGCAGTTTCCGACGGGCGGTTTACCACGCTCGTTGCAGCGGTCCAGGCAGCAGGCCTTGCAACAACACTCAGCGACGAAGCGAAGGACTTTACCGTATTCGCACCCACGGACGACGCCTTTGAGGCGCTGCCGGAGGGAACGGTTGATACACTGCTGGAGGAGCCCGAAGGACAGCTCACACAAATCCTCCTCTATCATGTGGCAGACGGGAGGTACATGGCTGCCGATGTCATGGCCATGGACACGATAGAAACCCTGCAGGGCAGCGCACTGACCATTGATGCCTCAGACGGAGTAATGGTGGACGGTGCCATAATCATCATCACCGATGTCGAATGCAGCAACGGCGTCATTCATGCCATCGATGCGGTCATGATCCCGCCGGAAGCCTAAACCACACACTTATTTTTTGTCGTTCTTCACCACAGGAGAAGCAATAACACGGTTTTTTCCTGCAGCGAGGCTCCGAAGGCGGTGCCGTTTTGGTAGGTAAGCGACGGGCACTGTTCCGGCATGACCGAAGCATAACCCTCCCACACCTTCGGGGCGGCATCCGGAGGCACCGCCAATTTACCCGGAGGGGAAATTACCCTTGTGTAATCAGGATAGAATAAAAAGAGGTGTTCCCGGGCCTCAGCCCGGCCTTTCCCCTACTGCTTCTCCGTTCCCTCCCGGCTGCGGGATCTCAGGCCGAACGCAACACCCGCGATGCCGATCATGAGCGCCGCCGGCAGGGCCAGCGACGGGAACTCCGGCACGGGCGACGGTCCGTCCGTCACGGTGATGTAGTCAGTCTTCACCTCGGTGTCGCATCCTGAACCGTCGGTCACCGTCAGGGAGACCGTGTAGGTGCCCGCGGCATTGTAGACAAACGACGGGTTCTGGTCGGTGGAGTCAATGACGCCGTCGTTCTCGAAGTCCCAGGCCCAGCCGGTCGCGAGGGTGGAGGCGTCGGTGAACTGCACCGTCAGCGGGGCGGAGCCGGAGGTCACATCGGCAGTGAAGTCGGCGGAGAGCACATCGTGGCTGTAGATACTGATTTCAGGGATATACTTGCCCGAAAGGCCTGTCGTGGTGGGGTACATTTCGCCTCCCGAATAGTAGTAGTACCAGTACTGCTCATCGGCCGCTTCGTGCCAGTCCCAGTTTCCGAACGCATGGTATCCCCACGGATTTGTCGAGTCATCGGCGAACCAGACCATCCGGATGCCGTCATTGTATCCTTCCGAAACGTAGCCCTTATCGGGGCGCCACCATGCGAGCACAATCGGCCCCTCGCGGGACGAGTACCCGTAGACGTTTTCGTAGGCGAAATATTTGTTCCACCCGTCGATCGATTTGAATTTCGCTTCGTCGCCCTCATCCATGCCGCCGACGAGATCGCAGAGGTCTTTTGCGTTGGTGCCTTTGACCGCGCCCATGTCCTTGGTATCGACATTGGTGTCCTCCGCAGGATTCCAGCGGAGCGCCTGTTCCGTCGCTTCGTCCGGGTCATCAATGAAGACCGGCCCCTGGTGGTAGTAGTGCGTCACCCCGTCGCCGAGGACGGGGAGGTTTGCCTCCATCCAGAGGTAGTCGACAGTAACTTCGTCAAGTACGGTCGTCCCATCCGTGTCGTACTTTATGACGTGCACCGCGGTCGTCGCTGCCGCCGCCGGGATGACAAGCATGCCCGCCACAAGAACGAGGGCCAGCAGGCCCTGCCGAACGCTCCTGTCTGCTTTCGCTCTCCTCATTTTCAGGTCCTCCGGGAATTAGTTAATATAATATAATTTACTTTATAGATAATTAAGTAAATTATATTTGAGGCCTTAATCCTTGCGAATTCACAATGCATGGATAATCACCGCACTATTCTCCAACGGATTATCGCCACCGGGGATCACTGACGGTGCGTGGTGTCTGCCGCGCGCTGACACCCTGCACTCCGGCGTCCGGTGCAGAAAAGAGTATGTGCCCCACAGGAACGCCGGTAAACATGCGGCTTCGACGATCCCGAATGCCGGGTCGGTGCAGGCTCCGTCGAAAACAAAACCGGGGATTTCAACGCCGCTCATATCCCGTGCAATCGAGGTTCCCGGCAGGGTCCGCCCCCCTCCGGCACGGCCGGATCCGGTGCCACGCTGAGAGTGGGCACGGGCCCACGGTCGCCGGTTTTCGGGTAATCGCCTGCATCCGGCTGCACCGCTCCGGCGGGCGGTATCCACCTTTGTTCCTTGCCGGCACGGGTTGCCGGATCCGGCACCATTATCAGTGATATGAATATATATTCATAACTTGAGGTAAAACAGATGCCAGGATTTGATCAGACCGGCCCGCTTGGATACGGGCCCAGAACCGGCAGGGGCATGGGCCCCTGCGGCAGCGGTATGGCGTTCGGAAGAGGATTCGCGCGGGGATTCGGCCGGGGTTTCGGCAGGGCCCGGGGCTTCGGCATGGGTTTCGGCCCGGCGTATTACGCAAACTATCCCGAACCCGCGCCATTGAGCCCGGAAGCAGAAAAACAGCTTCTCGAAGCGGAACTCAGACGCATTGAAGCAGAAAAAGCTGACATTGAACGACGTCTCAGTACTCTTGAGTAATGCCGGGACGACGGCGCTGCAGGAGAGTTGGGTTCCAGCCCGCCTTCACCTCCTTTGGGCCTCCGGCTGCAGGAGTGACGGCGCCTGAAGAGATGATCCTTTCTCTCGATGAATTTGAAGCCGTGCGGCTCAAAGATCTCGAAGGTTTCGACCAGAGCACGTGTGCCAAAATGATGGATATTTCACAGCCAACGTTTCACCGGCTGGTGATATCTGCGCGGAAAAAAATCGCCGATGCACTGACGCACGGCAAAACCATAAAAATAGAGGGCGGCCATTACCGGTTCTGAGCCTGAAAAAGCAGTGGTTTTCCGGAGGCTCCGCATGCCCGCTCTCAGGCAACGATGCAGCCACAGGCATCCTGCCGGACGGGGATTCAGTCGTACGCAAGCCGGGTTTTCTCGTCCGTGAGTGTCGGCGCAATGAGCTCTTTCCACGTATCCGAGTCCCATGAACCGAGCTCCCGGTGGGTTGTGTAATAATTCTCAGGAATCGGGTGCGTGCCGGCAACGACGTCCATCCCGTATTTTTCCCTGATAAACCGGGTAAAATAGGGGATCCGGGGGCAGGGAGGATAGCCGACAACCATGCCGGTGGCAAGATGGATAACCTCCGCACCGTTCTTTTTCATTTCCTCCGGGACGTACTCGATGTTCCCGCCGGGGCACCCGTTGCAGGATGCAAATCCGACAAGCTCCACGTCTTTTCCTGCATACCGCTCAAAGGCCCCTTCGCGGTTGCGCAGTGCCCGCAGGCACTTGCCCCCGCCACAGGTCCGGTACCTGTCGCATATGATGATTCCCAGTCTGACTGTGTCTCCCATGGTGAGATCTCCTGATCTACTATGTCCTGATGTGACCTAAATGGTTCTCAGGAAAATACCGATCGAAGAAGACATACAGAAATCCCAATGAAGCCCCCGCTTCCCGGAAAAAACGATTGAATTTGATGCGGAAATACCATGAGAGGAGCCTCCTGACCACCGGGAACGCCGCGGATTGGATATACCCGGAGATGCCGCACTGCGATATCAGATCATTCGGCCCGAAAAGAGGTCTCCGTTTTTCCGGTCAGACAACCTCAATCGTCACGGAAAAGTTCATCGCAGGTTCCCCGGCTGACTCCCACAGGCGGCGATATTCCCCAGTAATTTCGTAGGTGCCCGGTGTCTCGCCGTGCAGGATCCAGGTCCGCATGCCTCCGGCGCCGACGAGCCCCTCCGCGGGAGGTTCAAAGCTCTCGCTGTCCTGCACGATCCCTTCCGGAACGGAAAGGACCCATGAAAAGCCGGTGGTCGGGTTCTCGTCGAGCATGATCGCAAAACCGCGTCCCGTTTCGATATCGAAAGTCCCGCCGCTCTCTTTCGCGCCCAGCGTAATCATGCCCCCGGTGCCAATCTGCAGAGAAACCGGCGGAACCTGGATGGCGGGATGGGCCTCACGGTAGACCTCCCATTCATCGCGCTCGGTCCCGTCCGGAAGGATGCAGACGCCGTACTGGTTGCCCGCGGCGTCAGTCCTGATCTCATACCCGTATCCCATCTCCGTGCAGTACACCGCCGCCGGATTTGCAAGGCCGGCTGACGGCCCCCCGGGCGGTTCCATCTCCTCCGGTGGAGCGAGAAGAACCGTCGCGGCAGCGATTGCAACGACCAGGGCTGCGGCAATGATGAATGCACTCCTTCTGTCCATGCTGATCACAGCAACGGATATGCCCCGGACACCCATAAACCATTGGTTGACTGCGAAAAAATTTGGACTTATTCTATGGATGAATCGCAGTTTTCAGGACATATGTCCCGGATAGGGATGTTGGACCCTCGGGCGGACTGCCGATAGCAAACTATTTCCTTCCATCACCACGCTAAAAACCCATCTGAGAATGCTGATATCGCCGAATCTCCAAAATATCAGGCTATGGAAGGCTGGAATCCTTCGGATTACCATTCACACTCATCAGCGCAGGAAGCCTGGGCGCAGGAACTGTTTCCGAAACTGGAGCTCAACGGCGGCGAACGCCTGCTGGATCTCGGGTGCGGCGACGGCAAGGTAACCGCGGCACTCTCCCGCCGGATTCCGGACGGAGTTGTTATCGGCCTGGATCGCTCTCCGGGCATGATCTCTTTTGCACGGAGCGCCTACCCGGAGCAGCAGTACAGGAACCTTTCTTTTATGCAGGGGGATTTTACCGATCTCGGATTTGCAAATGCATTCGATGTTGTGTTTTCCAACGCGGCCCTCCACTGGGCATCCGACCACCGCCCGGTACTGGAAGGGATCACCCGCGCTCTCGCACCCGGGGGCCGGTGCCTGCTCCAGATGGGCGGCCGGGGAAATGCCGCCGACATTCTTGCCGTTGTTGACGAAATCACGAACCAAAAACCCTGGAAGCAGTACTTCACGGGATTTTCCTTCCCGTACGGCTTCTACGGGCCCGAAGAGTACCGGGAATGGCTCGCCGGGGCAGGGCTTGTTGGAGTGGAGTGCAGACTCTTTGAGAAGGATATGATCCAGCCGGATACCGGGGGGCTTGCCGGGTGGATTCGCACCACATGGCACCCGTATACAACACGAGTTCCGGAGGAAAAACGCGAGGAATTCATCGCGGCGATTGTCAGCTGCTATCTCGACCGGTTCCCGCCTGGCAGCCACAACAGGATCCATGTCCGGATGATGCGCCTCGAAGTGGCGGCGGAAAAACCGGATGTCTGGGCCTGAAAGGGAAGATTCTCCTTTCACCCGACTTTTCGGCCGCATTTCGGGCAGAAGGCGGCCCCGGGCCGGAGAGGCTGACCGCACTCCCTGCAGGTTGTTTGCGCGGGTAGCTGCTCGAGAGGTGCACCGCATGATCGGCAGAACTTTGCACCGGGTGCGGCTGGCGAACCGCACGCCGGGCAAAACGAGCCGGACGGCTCCTTTTCCTGCCGGAGTGGCTGCGGTGCCGGGGAGCCGGGGAGGTCGTGGATGCCCAGTGTTTCCGCGATCGATTGCGGGGAGGAGGCGAGCCGGCGGACGATATCGAGGATCGCCTCCGGTGCCATTGCCCTGAGAGAGAGCGTACCGGCATCGTCCCGGCAGGAGATCATGGACAGGATGCCGCCGTCAAATCCGATGCTGTCGAATTCCACCGTCGACACCCGGGCGTTCGGGCCGATAACCCGGATTGTGCATAAGAGTGAGAACTCGGGTGAGAGGAGCCTGTTTGCAAGGGAGAGGAGGTTCTGCCGGAGAATATATCCCTGTCCTGACCGGGTGAGATATCCTGCCGAGACCAGCCGGGAAAAGGCCTTTCCGATCTCATCCCCCGGTACTGAGGCCGCGTCGGTGAGAGTGGAAACCATGGACAGCAGCAGCCAGGAGGAGGGTGAGGCCATATAGTTTTCGAGGATCGGTTCGAGTTCCGGGGGGTAGTAGACAACCGGTGGGA
The nucleotide sequence above comes from Methanoculleus sp. SDB. Encoded proteins:
- a CDS encoding SAM-dependent methyltransferase encodes the protein MEGWNPSDYHSHSSAQEAWAQELFPKLELNGGERLLDLGCGDGKVTAALSRRIPDGVVIGLDRSPGMISFARSAYPEQQYRNLSFMQGDFTDLGFANAFDVVFSNAALHWASDHRPVLEGITRALAPGGRCLLQMGGRGNAADILAVVDEITNQKPWKQYFTGFSFPYGFYGPEEYREWLAGAGLVGVECRLFEKDMIQPDTGGLAGWIRTTWHPYTTRVPEEKREEFIAAIVSCYLDRFPPGSHNRIHVRMMRLEVAAEKPDVWA
- a CDS encoding metal-binding-like protein, which codes for MGDTVRLGIIICDRYRTCGGGKCLRALRNREGAFERYAGKDVELVGFASCNGCPGGNIEYVPEEMKKNGAEVIHLATGMVVGYPPCPRIPYFTRFIREKYGMDVVAGTHPIPENYYTTHRELGSWDSDTWKELIAPTLTDEKTRLAYD